One Helianthus annuus cultivar XRQ/B chromosome 7, HanXRQr2.0-SUNRISE, whole genome shotgun sequence genomic region harbors:
- the LOC110867688 gene encoding uncharacterized protein LOC110867688 produces the protein MMSTTVDGVRICPTTGNQYYTPIVPDSSKPVVGMHFQSLDSAFNFYKKYAKLSGFEGRKHTQSSKNGVVIRKYFVCAKEGSATSCAVDTVNDSVGADKKLNDRRR, from the exons ATGATGTCTACTACTGTCGATG GAGTTCGTATCTGTCCAACTACTGGTAATCAGTATTATACTCCTATTGTTCCAGATTCTTCCAAACCTGTAGTTGGTATGCATTTCCAGTCACTTGATTCTGCCTTTAATTTCTATAAGAAGTATGCTAAGTTATCTGGGTTTGAGGGTCGAAAGCATACTCAATCTTCAAAAAATGGTGTTGTGATTAGAAAGTACTTTGTTTGTGCGAAAGAGGGTTCAGCGACATCCTGTGCTGTTGACACGGTAAATGATAGTGTTGGTGCTGATAAAAAGTTAAATGACCGAAGGAGGTGA
- the LOC110866397 gene encoding protein FAR1-RELATED SEQUENCE 5-like, translating to MNIGPVRAFNLMRKIRGGFDKVGVTSTDCKNFKRDINLFIREFDVDMAVQRLMKKKLYLPNFSCEFYCDEKGALAGLFWADEEMKLNYEVFGDVMSFDATFRTNRYDLVFVPLTGIDNHHHNVTFAGSLLASETAESYKWLLQSFLKAFGVAPKVVVTDQDAAMKIAIRDVFPDTRHRLCMWHIMIKVSEKVGTELSQDEVFKEDICDVVWTDALEPAQFETQWCDLMIKYNLTSNSWLSDMYNLRSDWIPAYYRHEHMSGLMRTTSRSESENHFFGQLTNTKLSLVEFLSHFDTAMESQRFKRSKRDHDTRYTQPRMKTNYELELEAAKIYTQGIFFDVQEEIRLACKNCMCRREEEVGDSIKFYILQVNLPGLHEVLFTPKDMVIKCSCNRYEQYGLLCRHAFCVLRLCGIKEFPKKYVMGRWTRDVVPKKTKVSSFDQNAAGNQVERASSIVREIMTATEHIVNRLVTNIDLLSS from the exons ATGAATATTGGTCCAGTTAGGGCATTCAACCTTATGAGAAAGATTCGTGGTGGATTTGATAAGGTTGGAGTGACGTCTACTGATTGTAAAAATTTTAAAAGAGATATTAATTTGTTCATTAGAGAGTTTGATGTGGATATGGCTGTCCAACGTCTTATGAAGAAGAAGCTGTATTTGCCGAATTTTTCTTGTGAATTTTATTGTGATGAAAAAGGTGCTCTTGCTGGATTATTTTGGGCTGATGAAGAAATGAAACTGAATTATGAGGTCTTTGGGGATGTTATGTCTTTTGATGCTACGTTCCGTACGAACAG GTATGACTTGGTATTTGTTCCGCTCACTGGAATCGATAATCATCATCACAATGTCACGTTTGCTGGTTCTTTGTTAGCATCTGAAACTGCtgaatcatataaatggcttctTCAAAGTTTTTTGAAGGCTTTTGGTGTTGCACCTAAGGTGGTTGTGACTGATCAGGACGCTGCAATGAAAATTGCCATCCGAGATGTTTTCCCAGATACCAGACATCGTTTGTGTATGTGGCATATAATGATCAAAGTTTCTGAAAAG gtTGGTACTGAGCTATCACAAGATGAGGTTTTTAAAGAAGATATATGTGATGTTGTATGGACTGATGCTCTTGAACCAGCACAGTTTGAGACACAATGGTGTGATTTAATGATTAAGTACAACCTTACTAGTAACAGCTGGCTGTCTGATATGTACAACCTCAGATCAGATTGGATTCCTGCATACTATCGTCATGAACATATGTCCGGTCTTATGCGTACAACATCTAGGTCTGAGAGTGAAAATCATTTTTTTGGTCAATTAACCAACACAAAATTGTCATTAGTTGAGTTTTTGAGCCATTTTGATACTGCAATGGAATCTCAGAGGTTTAAGCGCAGCAAACGTGATCATGATACCAGATACACACAACCTCGCATGAAAACCAATTATGAATTGGAACTGGAAGCTGCAAAGATTTATACTCAGGGGATATTTTTTGATGTTCAAGAAGAAATTCGACTTGCTTGCAAGAATTGTATGTGCAGGCGTGAAGAAGAAGTTGGTGATTCAATTAAGTTTTATATTCTACAGGTCAATCTTCCTGGCCTTCATGAG GTTCTTTTTACTCCTAAGGATATGGTAATTAAATGCAGCTGCAACCGATATGAGCAGTATGGTTTGCTATGTAGGCATGCCTTTTGTGTTCTTCGTCTTTGTGGTATAAAGGAGTTccctaaaaaatatgttatggGGCGTTGGACAAGAGATGTTGTTCCAAAAAAGACAAAAGTTTCGAGTTTTGATCAAAATGCTGCTGGTAATCAAGTTGAACGTGCTTCCAGCATTGTGCGTGAGATAATGACTGCAACTGAACATATTGTTAACCGTCTTGTTACAAATATTGACCTGTTATCGTCGTAA
- the LOC118480541 gene encoding uncharacterized protein LOC118480541 has product MAKKRPLKSTIRETKIEQTTTKTASTMDSESSKRSTRSQKHKETKPDDDFEELYNPKPLQIVQPGEPIPTFDNEPLHPIPLKVVRPTKKEYYMSPKFWNEVAIWGPNYTNHPTSGGEPSDPIKEEIDEKPEISVVQPKKEEDDEKQKIPILQPKHEEDEEKPIISVKNFGRK; this is encoded by the exons ATGGCTAAGAAACGTCCCCTAAAATCGACAATAAGAGAGACGAAAATCgaacaaacaacaacaaaaacagcATCAACGATGGATTCAGAGA GTTCTAAGAGATCTACAAGAAGCCAGAAGCATAAAGAAACAAAACCTGATGACGATTTCGAAG AGCTGTACAATCCCAAACCACTACAAATTGTACAACCAGGAGAACCAATCCCTACTTTTGATAATGAACCTTTGCATCCCATTCCACTAAAAGTTGTAAGACCAACAAAAAAGGAATATTATATGAGTCCGAAATTTTGGAATGAAGTAGCAATCTGGGGGCCAAACTATACCAATCATCCTACTTCTGGTGGTGAACCTTCAGATCCCATAAAAGAAGAGATTGATGAGAAACCTGAAATCTCAGTTGTACAACCcaaaaaagaagaagatgatgaaaaacaAAAGATCCCCATCCTACAACCTAAACATGAAGAAGATGAGGAAAAACCTATAATCTCAGTCAAGAATTTTGGAAGGAAGTAG